In Nicotiana tabacum cultivar K326 chromosome 17, ASM71507v2, whole genome shotgun sequence, one DNA window encodes the following:
- the LOC142171383 gene encoding uncharacterized protein LOC142171383 isoform X2: MYIADLGGKKTTRTGQDLMVSNSTTTRSLSSQKIAHPISSITSCPSYKTSAYARKRRETRKSELSASISSSITPTRSSTKSKTFKNLLSSSMEIHHSSNKPPLSTTSSWSVKLSSSTSNTNVARSDSKFGLNMTFGPTQNVSSSSELTGSVDSVPRKNSQPSGLRMPSPKIGFFDEKQGIAASISKSAEASSKVKRARSSQVEPRYAVPVHKGKDGSDIRFVHQTDKYLEIDTKICSKLRKVGLNSSLRADERLVVKGILQTKLRSERMVTKNDKGVSTTISITPQCQASRDRLYESSLSMSLHLTLSRDEGISGPSKLREQENEVNDLSRYMELIDLKDGEETQLKQRKSFPHKRSPLVENKPVCNRYVVLESSLLSSKGKDKENN, from the exons ATGTACATTGCAGATTTGGGAGGCAAGAAGACAACTAGAACTG GACAAGATTTAATGGTGTCGAATTCTACTACTACTCGCTCTTTGTCATCGCAGAAAATTGCTCATCCAATTTCATCAATCACCTCTTGTCCTTCATATAAGACATCTGCTTATGCTAGGAAAAGAAGAGAAACCAGAAAGAGTGAACTCTCGGCCTCTATTTCGAGCTCAATTACACCAACAAGATCATCTACAAAGagtaaaacttttaaaaatcttCTTAGTTCCTCAATGGAAATTCATCATTCCTCTAATAAACCACCTCTCAGTACTACAAGTAGTTGGTCCGTGAAATTGTCGTCTTCAACTTCTAACACCAATGTAGCTCGTAGTGATTCAAAATTTGGTCTTAATATGACATTTGGACCAACTCAGAACGTGTCGTCTTCAAGTGAACTTACAGGATCTGTTGATTCAGTACCAAGGAAGAATTCTCAACCATCCGGTCTTCGTATGCCATCACCAAAAATTGGCTTCTTTGATGAG AAGCAAGGAATAGCAGCAAGTATAAGTAAAAGTGCTGAAGCATCAAGTAAAGTTAAACGAGCTAGAAGTTCGCAAGTTGAGCCTCGATATGCTGTACCTGTGCATAAGGGAAAAGATGGATCCGACATACGTTTTGTGCATCAAACTGATAAATATTTGGAGATTGACACTAAAATTTGCTCAAAGTTGAGGAAAGTTGGACTGAACTCCAGTTTGAGGGCAGATGAGAGACTAGTAGTAAAGGGGATATTACAGACTAAGCTAAGAAGTGAAAGAATGGTCACAAAAAATGACAAGGGGGTCAGTACGACAATATCAATTACGCCTCAATGTCAAGCAAGTAGggatcggctatatgaatcctcactgtcCATGTCGCTTCATTTAACCCTGTCTCGGGATGAGGGGATCAGTGGCCCTTCAAAGTTGAGAGAGCAAGAAAATGAAGTTAATGATTTGAGTAGATACATGGAGCTAATTGATTTGAAAGATGGAGAAGAAACACAGCTTAAACAGAGAAAGAGCTTTCCTCATAAGAGAAGTCCATTGGTTGAGAATAAACCTGTTTGCAACAGATACGTGGTTCTTGAATCATCTTTGCTTTCTTCAAAAGGAAAAGACAAAGAGAACAATTAA
- the LOC142171383 gene encoding uncharacterized protein LOC142171383 isoform X1, with amino-acid sequence MYIADLGGKKTTRTGQDLMVSNSTTTRSLSSQKIAHPISSITSCPSYKTSAYARKRRETRKSELSASISSSITPTRSSTKSKTFKNLLSSSMEIHHSSNKPPLSTTSSWSVKLSSSTSNTNVARSDSKFGLNMTFGPTQNVSSSSELTGSVDSVPRKNSQPSGLRMPSPKIGFFDEDKSLVLTLGRNLYQSQKQGIAASISKSAEASSKVKRARSSQVEPRYAVPVHKGKDGSDIRFVHQTDKYLEIDTKICSKLRKVGLNSSLRADERLVVKGILQTKLRSERMVTKNDKGVSTTISITPQCQASRDRLYESSLSMSLHLTLSRDEGISGPSKLREQENEVNDLSRYMELIDLKDGEETQLKQRKSFPHKRSPLVENKPVCNRYVVLESSLLSSKGKDKENN; translated from the exons ATGTACATTGCAGATTTGGGAGGCAAGAAGACAACTAGAACTG GACAAGATTTAATGGTGTCGAATTCTACTACTACTCGCTCTTTGTCATCGCAGAAAATTGCTCATCCAATTTCATCAATCACCTCTTGTCCTTCATATAAGACATCTGCTTATGCTAGGAAAAGAAGAGAAACCAGAAAGAGTGAACTCTCGGCCTCTATTTCGAGCTCAATTACACCAACAAGATCATCTACAAAGagtaaaacttttaaaaatcttCTTAGTTCCTCAATGGAAATTCATCATTCCTCTAATAAACCACCTCTCAGTACTACAAGTAGTTGGTCCGTGAAATTGTCGTCTTCAACTTCTAACACCAATGTAGCTCGTAGTGATTCAAAATTTGGTCTTAATATGACATTTGGACCAACTCAGAACGTGTCGTCTTCAAGTGAACTTACAGGATCTGTTGATTCAGTACCAAGGAAGAATTCTCAACCATCCGGTCTTCGTATGCCATCACCAAAAATTGGCTTCTTTGATGAG GATAAGTCACTGGTGCTAACTTTAGGCAGAAATTTGTATCAATCACAGAAGCAAGGAATAGCAGCAAGTATAAGTAAAAGTGCTGAAGCATCAAGTAAAGTTAAACGAGCTAGAAGTTCGCAAGTTGAGCCTCGATATGCTGTACCTGTGCATAAGGGAAAAGATGGATCCGACATACGTTTTGTGCATCAAACTGATAAATATTTGGAGATTGACACTAAAATTTGCTCAAAGTTGAGGAAAGTTGGACTGAACTCCAGTTTGAGGGCAGATGAGAGACTAGTAGTAAAGGGGATATTACAGACTAAGCTAAGAAGTGAAAGAATGGTCACAAAAAATGACAAGGGGGTCAGTACGACAATATCAATTACGCCTCAATGTCAAGCAAGTAGggatcggctatatgaatcctcactgtcCATGTCGCTTCATTTAACCCTGTCTCGGGATGAGGGGATCAGTGGCCCTTCAAAGTTGAGAGAGCAAGAAAATGAAGTTAATGATTTGAGTAGATACATGGAGCTAATTGATTTGAAAGATGGAGAAGAAACACAGCTTAAACAGAGAAAGAGCTTTCCTCATAAGAGAAGTCCATTGGTTGAGAATAAACCTGTTTGCAACAGATACGTGGTTCTTGAATCATCTTTGCTTTCTTCAAAAGGAAAAGACAAAGAGAACAATTAA